One genomic window of Panicum hallii strain FIL2 chromosome 6, PHallii_v3.1, whole genome shotgun sequence includes the following:
- the LOC112897734 gene encoding uncharacterized protein LOC112897734, which translates to MYATKPLSLFKSHPEAASRPPPEGRNTGYLVVKGADDDGDDGETCCWGTCGGTRVRDLPFPQNRVLTVRYTEQHGESSTTYADAVVFVPVPDQPLASNRYYPIIATGRHKGLVRACSREEDMVPCCFCRCISDVEPRPFDPADIYQQIEVVPRRRGRFTARAVAPDGFPYFLYRKRCWRVYASRPKDFDLGEARGLDAALRSRQLSDPSILDALPAPTTDTAAVGKWYSPFFLVKEAGVEPREQMERSAFYEVTLEQRWEPVRPDGGVSKVASNRALVGGSVEAKQEVGSSRYGDAYVWFRAAATGQRVGVCETVWERMRWEEYRGGWVDEEEDAGKVAGGSVLVERFVVKRLDGSVVVAFDFAHLNKVRAKQL; encoded by the coding sequence ATGTACGCGACCAAGCCGCTGTCCCTGTTCAAGAGCCACCCAGAGGCGgcgtcccggccgccgccggaggGCCGGAACACCGGGTACCTGGTGGTCAAGGGCGCCGATGACGACGGCGACGATGGCGAGACGTGCTGCTGGGGCACCTGCGGCGGGACGCGCGTGCGGGACCTCCCGTTCCCGCAGAACCGCGTGCTCACCGTGCGGTACACAGAGCAGCACGGCGAGAGCAGCACCACCTACGCCGACGCCGTCGTGTTCGTGCCCGTCCCCGACCAGCCCCTCGCGTCCAACCGCTATTACCCGATCATCGCCACGGGCCGGCACAAGGGCCTCGTCCGGGCGTGCTCCCGCGAGGAGGACATGGTCCCGTGCTGCTTCTGCCGGTGCATCAGCGACGTGGAGCCGCGGCCGTTCGACCCGGCGGACATCTACCAGCAGATCGAGGTCGTGCCGCGCCGGCGGGGGCGGTTCACGGCGAGGGCCGTCGCCCCCGACGGCTTCCCGTACTTCCTCTACCGCAAGAGGTGCTGGCGCGTGTACGCGTCCAGGCCCAAGGACTTTGACCTCGGCGAGGCGCGGGGCCTCGACGCCGCGCTCCGGTCGCGCCAGCTCTCCGACCCCAGCATCCTCGACGCGCTCCCGGCGCCGACGACCGACACGGCCGCCGTCGGGAAATGGTATTCCCCGTTCTTCCTCGTCAAAGAAGCCGGCGTCGAGCCACGCGAGCAGATGGAGCGCAGCGCGTTCTACGAGGTGACGCTGGAGCAGCGCTGGGAGCCGGTGCGCCCCGACGGTGGCGTCTCGAAGGTGGCCAGCAACAGGGCGCTCGTCGGCGGGAGCGTGGAAGCGAAGCAGGAGGTGGGGAGCTCGCGGTACGGCGACGCGTACGTGTGGTTcagggcggcggcgacggggcaGAGGGTCGGGGTGTGCGAGACCGTGTGGGAGAGGATGCGGTGGGAGGAGTACAGGGGCGGGTGggtcgacgaggaggaggacgccggGAAGGTGGCCGGCGGATCGGTGCTGGTGGAGAGGTTCGTGGTGAAGAGGCTGGATGGCAGCGTGGTTGTGGCCTTTGACTTTGCGCATCTCAACAAAGTCAGAGCAAAGCAGCTATGA